In a genomic window of Bradyrhizobium sp. LLZ17:
- a CDS encoding isocitrate/isopropylmalate dehydrogenase family protein: MTTAKPLQKLPATLIPGDGIGPEIVKSAVDILDALGSPFEWDVRQGGLAAIEESRDPLPQATLDSVRRTRLALKGPLTTPVGGGFRSINVRLREEFGLYANVRPVRSMVPGGRFDDIDIVLVRENLGGLYVAFEHYIPIGDDPHAVAISTGVNTREGSRKIIEFAFDYALKNGRKKVTVVHKANVLKALTGIFLEVGHEVAKTYEGRVKMDDRIVDATAMQLVMNPWQFDVIVTTNLFGDILSDQLAGLVGGLGMAPGANIGPDAAIFEAVHGSAPDIAGKGIANPLALLLAVGLMLEHVDQPDLANRLRTAIDQVLRKDGVRTPDLGGKASTTDFTQSIIRRLG; this comes from the coding sequence ATGACCACAGCCAAACCACTGCAGAAGCTTCCCGCCACGCTGATTCCAGGCGATGGTATCGGACCCGAGATCGTGAAATCGGCCGTCGACATTCTCGACGCACTCGGCTCCCCGTTCGAATGGGACGTCCGGCAGGGTGGCCTGGCCGCGATCGAGGAAAGCCGTGATCCGCTGCCGCAGGCGACGCTGGACAGCGTCAGGCGGACGCGGCTCGCTCTGAAAGGCCCGCTAACGACTCCGGTCGGGGGAGGATTCCGTTCGATCAATGTTCGTCTGCGCGAGGAGTTCGGCCTTTACGCCAACGTGCGGCCGGTTCGAAGCATGGTGCCCGGGGGACGATTCGACGACATCGATATCGTGCTGGTGCGAGAGAACCTCGGCGGGCTCTATGTGGCTTTCGAACACTACATCCCGATCGGGGACGATCCGCACGCGGTCGCGATTTCGACCGGGGTCAACACGCGCGAAGGATCGCGCAAGATCATCGAATTCGCATTCGACTACGCGCTCAAGAACGGACGCAAGAAGGTGACCGTCGTGCACAAGGCCAACGTGCTGAAGGCGCTGACCGGCATCTTTCTCGAGGTCGGTCACGAGGTTGCAAAGACATACGAGGGCAGGGTGAAGATGGACGATCGCATCGTCGATGCCACGGCCATGCAGCTCGTCATGAATCCCTGGCAGTTCGACGTCATCGTCACCACCAACCTGTTCGGCGATATCCTGTCCGATCAGCTCGCCGGGCTCGTGGGCGGCCTTGGCATGGCACCCGGCGCCAACATCGGCCCGGACGCCGCGATATTTGAGGCCGTGCACGGTTCGGCGCCTGATATCGCCGGCAAGGGCATCGCTAATCCACTGGCTTTGCTGTTGGCGGTCGGGCTGATGCTGGAGCACGTCGACCAGCCTGATCTCGCGAACCGTCTCAGAACGGCTATCGATCAGGTCTTGCGGAAGGACGGAGTTCGCACCCCCGATCTCGGCGGTAAAGCATCCACCACCGATTTCACCCAAAGCATCATCCGTCGGCTAGGATAA